A single genomic interval of Antarcticibacterium arcticum harbors:
- the tilS gene encoding tRNA lysidine(34) synthetase TilS, giving the protein MEKAFKNLVKSNFPFLSTGKILVAVSGGVDSVVLAHLCKNAKINFSIAHCNFNLRGEESDGDEAFLLDLADALDVEVFTESFDTSAYAKDAGISIQMAARELRYNWFHQLSAALHFDYILTAHHINDDLETFLINFIRGTGLEGLTGIKTENEKVVRPLMNFSRKEIEAFALENKIQWREDSSNASSKYLRNKIRLEIIPLMEEINPQLLNAFTQTQSHLKESYDLMEDYIGLLYSEIVSKDVYGYRLKIEVLEKIPNTRAVLYQLLKTFGFTEWNDVYDLLQAQTGKMVYSGTHRLIKDRDYLILTETPSENTRKDFLIPEGEEIVMLPLGKLSFESVDKIGETGPHIAYVAKDKLVFPLILRKWQKGDQFHPFGMKGKKKISDLFKDNKLSLPEKEESWLLCSSNEIVWVVNQRADGRFAVTDSSPDILKITYSL; this is encoded by the coding sequence ATGGAAAAAGCCTTTAAGAACCTTGTAAAATCGAATTTTCCTTTTCTCTCAACCGGAAAGATCCTTGTGGCAGTAAGCGGGGGGGTAGATAGTGTGGTGCTGGCACATTTATGCAAAAATGCCAAAATTAACTTCTCAATAGCCCATTGTAATTTTAATCTGCGAGGAGAAGAAAGTGATGGAGATGAAGCATTTTTACTTGACCTTGCAGATGCCCTAGATGTGGAGGTGTTTACAGAAAGTTTTGACACCAGTGCTTATGCAAAAGATGCAGGCATTTCCATACAAATGGCTGCACGGGAGCTGCGATATAATTGGTTTCACCAGCTTAGTGCTGCCCTCCATTTTGATTATATACTTACCGCGCATCATATAAATGATGATCTTGAAACATTTCTTATAAATTTTATAAGAGGCACTGGCCTTGAAGGTTTAACGGGAATAAAAACAGAGAATGAGAAAGTAGTGCGGCCGCTTATGAACTTTTCCAGGAAAGAGATTGAAGCCTTCGCTCTCGAAAATAAGATCCAATGGCGGGAAGACAGCAGCAATGCATCTTCAAAATACCTGAGGAATAAGATTAGACTGGAGATAATTCCGTTAATGGAAGAGATAAATCCGCAGTTGCTGAACGCTTTTACTCAAACCCAATCCCATCTTAAGGAGAGTTATGATCTTATGGAAGATTATATTGGCTTGCTATATTCTGAAATAGTTTCGAAGGATGTGTATGGCTACAGGCTCAAAATTGAAGTTTTGGAGAAGATCCCGAATACCAGAGCGGTCTTATATCAGCTACTTAAAACCTTCGGATTTACTGAATGGAATGATGTGTACGACCTTTTACAGGCACAAACCGGTAAAATGGTATATTCCGGTACTCACCGTCTCATAAAAGACAGGGATTATCTAATTCTTACCGAGACCCCTTCAGAAAATACAAGGAAAGATTTTCTCATACCTGAAGGGGAAGAGATAGTGATGCTTCCTTTGGGAAAATTAAGTTTTGAAAGTGTAGACAAAATAGGGGAAACCGGCCCGCACATTGCATATGTTGCAAAAGATAAACTTGTATTTCCTTTAATATTAAGAAAATGGCAAAAAGGTGATCAATTCCACCCCTTTGGGATGAAAGGAAAAAAGAAAATTAGCGACCTTTTTAAAGACAATAAATTATCTTTGCCGGAGAAGGAGGAATCCTGGCTTTTATGCTCCTCAAATGAAATAGTTTGGGTAGTTAATCAACGTGCCGACGGCCGTTTTGCCGTGACAGATTCTTCCCCGGATATTTTGAAAATTACCTACTCCTTATGA
- the pabB gene encoding aminodeoxychorismate synthase component I produces MRTTREYHLENPQNFKAALLQWSRQFEEIAWLDSNDHSPQHTSFDAVLAVEAFTAIKTDHFNAFSKLQEYQEVTKDWIFGYLSYDLKNDVEVLSSNNFDGLQFPELYFFQPQKLLFVRNNVLEMRYLKMAEDSMEEDLKEILAYERKITAKKSAEDEEGQMVSPSFSEEKIDKGIVPRISKENYLEKVKEMLRHIHRGDIYEANFCQEFFAENREIDPFRVFQNLNEISRPPFAVFLKLENNYLLCASPERYLKMEGGHIISQPIKGTARRSQDPEEDEKIAKILAQDPKERAENIMIVDLVRNDLSRIAKKGSVNVDELCKVYSFKQVHQMISTISAKLEEGIPPVEVLRATFPMGSMTGAPKISAMKIIEELEESRRGLYSGAVGYFNPEGDFDFNVVIRSILYNSLAKYVSFSVGGAITSRSIPEMEFEECLLKSEAMRKALDL; encoded by the coding sequence GTGCGCACAACCCGGGAATACCATTTAGAGAACCCCCAAAATTTCAAAGCTGCACTCCTGCAGTGGAGCAGGCAGTTTGAGGAGATCGCCTGGCTGGACAGTAACGATCACTCCCCCCAGCACACCAGTTTTGATGCAGTTCTTGCAGTAGAGGCATTTACGGCCATTAAAACCGACCATTTCAATGCTTTCAGTAAGCTTCAGGAATATCAGGAAGTTACAAAGGACTGGATCTTTGGTTACCTGTCTTATGATCTTAAAAACGATGTAGAAGTCCTCTCTTCCAATAATTTTGACGGACTTCAATTTCCTGAACTCTATTTTTTCCAGCCTCAAAAACTATTATTTGTGAGGAATAATGTGCTGGAAATGCGATACCTGAAAATGGCCGAAGATTCCATGGAGGAAGATCTTAAAGAGATCCTGGCTTATGAAAGAAAAATAACGGCAAAAAAGTCAGCAGAAGATGAAGAAGGGCAAATGGTTTCCCCTTCTTTTTCTGAAGAAAAAATTGATAAGGGTATAGTTCCTCGAATCTCAAAGGAGAATTACCTCGAAAAGGTAAAGGAAATGCTTCGTCACATTCACCGCGGGGATATTTATGAGGCTAATTTTTGTCAGGAATTTTTTGCTGAGAACAGGGAAATTGATCCCTTCAGGGTGTTTCAAAATCTAAATGAAATCTCCCGGCCACCATTTGCCGTATTTTTAAAATTGGAAAATAATTACCTCTTATGTGCTTCCCCGGAGAGATATTTAAAAATGGAAGGCGGCCATATAATTTCGCAACCAATCAAAGGAACTGCAAGGCGGTCTCAGGACCCGGAAGAGGATGAGAAGATCGCAAAAATTCTTGCACAGGACCCAAAAGAACGTGCAGAGAATATTATGATCGTAGACCTTGTGCGCAACGATCTTTCGCGTATTGCCAAAAAGGGCAGTGTGAATGTTGATGAACTTTGCAAGGTGTATTCATTTAAGCAAGTGCATCAAATGATATCTACAATTTCTGCAAAGCTTGAAGAAGGGATTCCGCCTGTAGAAGTTCTTAGAGCTACCTTTCCAATGGGAAGTATGACCGGAGCCCCAAAAATTTCAGCAATGAAAATTATTGAAGAGCTTGAAGAATCCAGGCGTGGCCTTTACAGTGGCGCGGTGGGTTATTTTAATCCCGAGGGAGATTTTGATTTTAATGTGGTAATAAGAAGTATTCTTTATAATTCCCTCGCTAAGTACGTTTCCTTTTCTGTAGGCGGGGCTATTACCTCACGTTCAATTCCCGAAATGGAATTTGAGGAATGCCTGTTAAAATCTGAAGCTATGCGCAAGGCATTGGATTTATAG
- a CDS encoding NADPH-dependent FMN reductase — MKKILAFAGSNNSISINHRLISHVAGRIQGHEIKVIKLREFDVPMYCIDLELERGFPTDIKVLKNLIAEHDALIISVNEHNSNVSAFFKNILDWLSRIDRKFLEGKKILLMSTSNGVRGGASALEYTKGIFPRFGGQVIDSFSFPSFKENFEGDQIQNEVLDMGIEDVLTTFAHQIES; from the coding sequence ATGAAAAAAATTCTTGCCTTTGCAGGTTCCAATAACAGCATTTCCATAAACCATAGATTGATTTCCCACGTGGCAGGTAGAATTCAGGGCCATGAAATAAAAGTAATTAAGCTCCGGGAATTTGATGTTCCTATGTACTGTATAGACTTAGAGCTGGAAAGAGGTTTTCCTACAGATATTAAGGTCCTAAAAAACCTGATCGCAGAACATGATGCCCTCATTATTTCAGTAAACGAACATAACAGCAATGTTTCGGCATTTTTCAAGAATATCCTGGATTGGTTATCGCGTATTGACAGAAAGTTTCTTGAAGGAAAGAAAATTTTATTAATGAGCACTTCAAATGGTGTTAGAGGGGGAGCATCTGCCCTGGAATATACAAAAGGAATTTTTCCGCGGTTTGGTGGGCAGGTAATAGACAGCTTTAGCTTTCCTTCTTTTAAAGAGAATTTTGAAGGAGACCAAATTCAAAATGAAGTTTTAGATATGGGGATTGAAGATGTGCTTACTACCTTTGCACATCAAATTGAAAGTTAA
- a CDS encoding DEAD/DEAH box helicase, which translates to MSFQDLNLNTPLLNALEDLKFQTPTPIQEQAFSSIMSGKDVVGIAQTGTGKTFAYMLPILRMMKYSEQKNPRVLVLVPTRELAVQVAEEIEKLTAYMNTRVTAVYGGVNINTQHQDMLQGQDIIVATPGRLYDLVLRRALQLKSIQKLVIDEVDVMLDLGFRFQINNILELLPENRQSIMFSATMTEPVEELIDANFKTPEKISVAVSGTPLENIEQRGYLIPNFNTKVNFLRHLLKDKETYTKVLIFVGYKRLADRLFEMLAEEFTDECTVIHSNKTQNYRLRSIRQFGDGFCRILVATDVMARGLDIESVSHVINFDTPEYPENYMHRIGRTGRAEKPGISIVLTTEKEEENLEKIETLMDMKVPQFQLPEEVEISTVLIPEEQPKVFEINNPGNRKNDDAPGPAFHEKSEKNKKVNLGGSYRREIAKKYKKPKTRGDKNANRRRKK; encoded by the coding sequence GTGAGTTTTCAGGATCTAAATTTAAATACCCCTTTATTAAACGCGTTGGAAGATCTTAAATTCCAAACGCCTACTCCTATCCAGGAACAGGCATTTTCCTCTATTATGTCCGGGAAGGATGTAGTGGGAATTGCGCAAACCGGAACAGGGAAAACCTTTGCCTATATGCTTCCTATTTTAAGGATGATGAAGTATTCAGAACAAAAGAACCCCCGGGTTTTGGTTTTGGTCCCAACCAGGGAACTTGCGGTACAGGTAGCTGAAGAAATTGAAAAATTGACCGCCTATATGAATACCCGCGTAACAGCGGTATACGGTGGAGTAAATATTAATACCCAGCACCAGGATATGTTGCAGGGACAGGATATAATTGTTGCAACTCCCGGAAGATTGTACGATCTGGTCCTTAGAAGGGCTTTGCAGTTGAAATCTATTCAAAAACTGGTGATAGATGAAGTAGATGTAATGCTGGACCTGGGCTTCAGGTTCCAGATAAATAATATTCTGGAATTACTTCCTGAAAATCGCCAAAGCATCATGTTCTCTGCAACTATGACAGAACCTGTAGAGGAACTTATTGATGCCAACTTTAAAACCCCGGAGAAGATCTCTGTGGCGGTAAGTGGTACGCCGCTTGAAAATATTGAGCAACGCGGATATCTGATCCCTAATTTCAATACCAAGGTAAATTTTTTAAGGCACCTGCTTAAAGATAAGGAAACCTATACCAAGGTGTTGATCTTTGTTGGTTACAAGCGACTTGCCGACAGGCTATTTGAAATGCTTGCCGAGGAATTCACAGATGAATGTACCGTTATACATTCCAACAAAACACAAAATTACCGTCTTAGGAGTATCAGGCAGTTTGGTGATGGTTTTTGCAGGATCCTGGTTGCCACAGATGTAATGGCCCGGGGTCTGGATATTGAAAGCGTATCTCACGTTATAAATTTTGACACTCCGGAATATCCTGAAAATTATATGCACAGAATTGGTAGAACAGGTCGTGCAGAAAAACCCGGAATTTCTATTGTTCTTACTACTGAAAAAGAAGAAGAGAACCTTGAAAAGATCGAGACCTTAATGGATATGAAGGTGCCACAATTTCAATTACCGGAAGAAGTGGAGATCTCCACAGTCTTAATCCCCGAGGAACAACCAAAGGTATTTGAGATTAACAACCCGGGGAACCGTAAAAATGATGATGCCCCCGGTCCCGCTTTCCATGAAAAAAGTGAGAAGAATAAAAAAGTGAATCTTGGAGGATCCTACAGGAGAGAGATCGCCAAAAAATACAAAAAGCCTAAAACACGGGGCGATAAGAATGCCAACCGCAGAAGAAAGAAATAA
- a CDS encoding aldose 1-epimerase family protein — MYRIKNQFLSIGVKPEGAELCSIKDAEKDLEYIWQADPAIWASHAPNLFPVIGGLKNGVFNYEAEEFAMPKHGFVRHNRNISLKDQTANSLTFELLFSQETLKTYPFKFRFEIGFHLKGKTLSIHHKVSNLDSKPLYFSLGGHPAFNAPLYDGETYEDCYLEFDQKLDLDTFILSSNGLLTQETKPVIKNDTIIGLHKDLFNKDALIFKDIPSKKVALKSKTSGTILTVEYSDFKNLGLWAKPGAPYVCIEPWLGIADNENTTGDIKTKEGIIELMPSKEFSASYAITIA; from the coding sequence ATGTACCGGATAAAAAACCAGTTTCTAAGTATAGGGGTTAAGCCTGAGGGAGCCGAATTATGCAGCATAAAAGATGCTGAAAAAGATTTGGAATACATCTGGCAGGCTGATCCCGCTATTTGGGCAAGTCACGCACCCAATCTTTTTCCGGTAATTGGCGGACTTAAAAACGGGGTTTTTAATTATGAAGCTGAGGAATTTGCGATGCCCAAACACGGCTTCGTAAGACATAACAGAAATATAAGTTTAAAAGACCAAACCGCGAACAGCCTAACTTTTGAACTTTTATTTTCTCAAGAGACCTTGAAGACCTATCCATTTAAGTTCCGTTTTGAAATTGGATTTCATCTTAAAGGCAAAACGCTGTCAATTCATCATAAAGTCTCCAATCTGGATTCAAAACCATTATATTTTTCATTGGGTGGCCATCCTGCATTTAATGCGCCATTATATGATGGGGAAACTTATGAAGATTGTTATCTTGAGTTTGACCAAAAATTGGATCTGGACACCTTCATTTTAAGCAGCAATGGGTTGTTAACCCAAGAAACCAAACCGGTTATTAAAAACGATACTATTATTGGTTTGCATAAAGATCTCTTTAATAAAGACGCTTTGATATTTAAGGATATTCCTTCCAAAAAAGTTGCGCTGAAAAGTAAAACGTCGGGTACTATACTTACTGTTGAGTATTCAGATTTTAAAAATCTGGGGCTTTGGGCAAAACCGGGAGCGCCCTATGTGTGTATTGAACCCTGGCTTGGAATTGCAGATAATGAAAATACAACCGGGGATATAAAAACAAAAGAAGGCATCATTGAATTGATGCCTTCTAAGGAATTTTCTGCTTCCTATGCTATTACAATAGCTTAG
- the lpdA gene encoding dihydrolipoyl dehydrogenase, producing MSTYDVVIIGSGPGGYVAAIRCAQLGLKTAIIEKYSTLGGTCLNVGCIPSKALLDSSHHYDDAVKNFEEHGIEISGDIKVNLEQMMSRKQAVVSQTCDGVKFLMDKNKIDVFQGVGSFKDATHVNVEKTDGSGTETLEAKNIIIATGSKPANLPFIKLDKERVITSTEALKLKEIPKKMIVIGGGVIGLELGQVYARLGAEVTVVEYMDRIIPTMDAALSKELTKVLKKQGMKFNVSHKVKSVERNGDNVIVKADDKKGAEVEFEADYCLVSVGRKPFTDGLNAEAAGVEIGDRGMITVNDHLQTNVKNIYAIGDVVRGAMLAHKAEEEGTFVAEVIAGQKPHIDYNLIPGVVYTWPEVSAVGKTEEELKEAGVKYKEGKFPMRALGRSRASGDTDGFVKILTNADTDEVLGVHMIGARVADLITEAVTAMEFRASAEDIARMSHAHPTYAEAVKEAAMAATGDRAMHI from the coding sequence ATGAGCACATATGATGTTGTAATAATTGGATCTGGCCCGGGTGGGTATGTAGCTGCTATACGCTGCGCACAACTGGGATTAAAAACAGCAATTATTGAGAAATATTCAACTTTAGGAGGTACCTGTTTAAACGTGGGATGTATTCCAAGTAAGGCTTTGCTGGATTCTTCTCATCATTATGATGATGCCGTAAAAAATTTTGAGGAGCACGGGATAGAAATTTCGGGGGATATAAAAGTGAACCTGGAACAAATGATGAGCCGGAAACAGGCGGTAGTTAGCCAAACCTGTGACGGCGTGAAATTTTTAATGGATAAGAACAAAATTGATGTTTTCCAGGGAGTTGGATCTTTTAAGGATGCCACCCATGTGAATGTTGAAAAGACAGATGGGAGCGGAACAGAAACCCTTGAGGCTAAAAATATAATTATTGCTACCGGGTCTAAACCGGCCAATCTTCCTTTTATTAAACTTGACAAAGAGAGAGTGATTACTTCTACTGAAGCTTTAAAGCTGAAGGAGATCCCCAAAAAGATGATAGTGATAGGCGGCGGGGTAATAGGACTGGAACTTGGTCAGGTTTACGCACGTCTGGGAGCTGAAGTTACCGTGGTTGAATATATGGACAGGATCATTCCAACCATGGATGCTGCGCTTTCCAAGGAACTTACCAAGGTTCTTAAGAAACAGGGTATGAAGTTCAACGTAAGTCATAAGGTTAAGTCTGTTGAAAGGAATGGGGATAATGTGATCGTAAAAGCAGACGATAAAAAAGGTGCCGAGGTTGAATTCGAAGCAGATTATTGTTTGGTATCGGTAGGAAGAAAGCCTTTTACCGATGGTTTAAATGCGGAAGCTGCCGGAGTGGAAATTGGAGACCGCGGAATGATCACCGTAAATGACCATTTACAAACCAATGTGAAGAATATTTACGCCATTGGCGATGTGGTTAGAGGCGCAATGCTTGCACATAAAGCCGAAGAAGAAGGAACTTTTGTTGCTGAAGTGATCGCAGGGCAAAAACCGCATATAGATTATAACCTTATTCCGGGAGTAGTGTATACCTGGCCGGAGGTTTCGGCAGTTGGAAAAACCGAAGAAGAATTAAAAGAAGCCGGTGTAAAATATAAAGAAGGTAAATTTCCTATGCGTGCTCTGGGACGTTCACGTGCCAGTGGGGATACCGACGGATTTGTAAAAATACTCACCAATGCCGATACAGATGAGGTGCTTGGGGTCCATATGATAGGTGCCCGGGTTGCCGATCTTATTACCGAAGCCGTTACGGCAATGGAGTTCCGCGCTTCAGCAGAGGATATTGCCAGAATGAGCCACGCGCATCCTACATATGCAGAAGCTGTTAAGGAGGCTGCAATGGCTGCAACCGGTGACAGAGCGATGCATATCTAA
- a CDS encoding Lrp/AsnC family transcriptional regulator, protein MELDNIDKKILQKLQQNSKVTNKELSNLLNLSVTAIFERIKRLERNEVISGYVALVKPDKIQKAFMVFTQIKLVQHTKTNVLKFEAEVVKLPEVLECYHVSGEYDYILKILVKDIEAYREFMLSKLTSLEHIGSTQSTFIISPVKMTTALPL, encoded by the coding sequence ATGGAACTGGATAATATTGATAAGAAGATCCTTCAGAAGTTACAACAGAACAGCAAGGTCACAAATAAAGAGCTTTCAAATCTCCTTAATTTGTCGGTCACCGCAATCTTTGAGCGCATAAAACGCCTGGAGCGAAATGAGGTGATCTCAGGTTACGTGGCCCTTGTAAAACCAGATAAAATTCAGAAAGCCTTTATGGTATTCACCCAGATAAAACTGGTACAACATACCAAAACCAATGTTTTGAAATTTGAGGCCGAAGTTGTAAAACTACCAGAGGTCCTGGAATGTTATCACGTAAGCGGCGAATATGATTATATCCTGAAGATCCTGGTTAAAGATATTGAGGCGTATAGGGAGTTTATGCTTTCTAAACTCACCAGCCTGGAACATATTGGCAGTACCCAAAGCACTTTTATAATAAGCCCGGTAAAAATGACTACTGCACTACCTTTATGA
- the nhaC gene encoding Na+/H+ antiporter NhaC, translating to MQGQTTNPGNEIITENRELNIWEALIPVIALIGMLAFNVFVFGDDALSGSNQFILLLGGAVAAIVGYFNKVDYNKMIDEVANNVQSTTGAILILLMVGSLAGTWMISGIIPTMIYYGMQILNPTIFLAACVIICSVISVATGSSWTTSATVGIALIGIAEALGISVGMTAGAILSGAYFGDKLSPLSDTTNLAPAMAGTDLFTHIRYMMLTTVPTITITIILFIIIGLNLDVAGNTDTSSILRSIESSFTISPWLFVVPLVVILLIVKKTSPLIALLIGTLMGAGAALIFQPGIVAQIAGVTDLTFISGYKGIMQAITVETSVVTDNEDLNDLFSAGGMAGMLGTIWLIICAMVFGGIMEAIGALATISRALLNLFHTTFGLFASTVFSCLALNATASDQYLAIVVPGKMFAKAYRDKGLAPENLSRTLEDSGTVTSVLVPWNTCGAYHSGVLGVPTLTYAGYAFFNYLSPFMTLLFAAFSIKIKQLTTAQTA from the coding sequence ATGCAAGGCCAGACCACCAACCCCGGAAACGAAATAATTACAGAGAACAGAGAATTGAATATATGGGAAGCACTTATTCCTGTTATCGCCCTTATTGGAATGCTGGCGTTCAATGTATTCGTTTTTGGCGATGATGCCCTAAGTGGTTCCAACCAGTTCATTTTATTACTGGGTGGTGCGGTTGCTGCGATTGTGGGTTATTTCAATAAAGTTGATTATAATAAAATGATAGACGAGGTTGCCAACAATGTACAAAGTACTACCGGGGCAATTTTAATATTATTAATGGTTGGCTCCCTGGCGGGAACCTGGATGATTAGCGGCATTATTCCCACGATGATCTATTATGGCATGCAAATTCTTAATCCTACTATATTTCTTGCTGCCTGTGTGATCATATGTTCGGTTATCTCTGTAGCAACGGGGAGCAGCTGGACTACCTCTGCCACTGTTGGTATTGCATTGATTGGAATAGCAGAAGCCCTGGGAATCTCCGTTGGTATGACGGCCGGAGCTATACTTTCAGGCGCTTATTTTGGTGACAAGCTTTCACCTTTAAGTGATACCACCAACCTTGCCCCCGCTATGGCCGGTACAGATCTTTTTACGCATATTAGATACATGATGCTCACTACGGTGCCCACTATTACTATCACTATCATTTTATTTATAATTATTGGTTTAAATCTAGATGTTGCCGGAAATACCGATACTTCCTCTATTTTAAGGTCTATTGAATCCTCCTTTACTATTTCACCCTGGCTTTTTGTGGTGCCATTGGTGGTAATATTGCTTATTGTTAAAAAAACTTCCCCCCTCATTGCATTGTTAATAGGAACTTTGATGGGTGCGGGAGCTGCACTTATTTTTCAGCCGGGAATTGTGGCTCAAATTGCAGGAGTGACAGACCTTACTTTTATAAGTGGGTACAAAGGGATCATGCAGGCTATTACGGTAGAAACATCTGTGGTAACAGATAATGAAGACCTTAACGATCTTTTTTCCGCTGGAGGTATGGCGGGAATGCTGGGAACTATATGGCTTATTATATGTGCTATGGTTTTTGGAGGTATCATGGAAGCAATTGGCGCCCTTGCAACAATAAGCCGTGCACTGCTTAACCTTTTCCACACCACATTTGGATTATTTGCGAGTACCGTTTTTAGTTGCCTCGCCTTGAATGCTACAGCTTCAGACCAATACCTGGCCATCGTAGTACCAGGAAAAATGTTTGCCAAAGCTTACCGCGATAAAGGTTTGGCACCGGAGAATTTAAGTCGGACGCTGGAAGATTCAGGTACCGTAACTTCAGTCCTGGTTCCATGGAACACTTGTGGAGCCTACCATAGCGGTGTACTTGGAGTCCCTACTCTTACCTATGCAGGGTATGCATTTTTTAATTACCTGAGCCCATTCATGACCTTGTTATTTGCGGCTTTCAGTATTAAGATCAAACAACTTACGACCGCGCAAACTGCTTAA
- a CDS encoding peroxiredoxin yields the protein MALVGKKFPNLSVNAMDEMGDTFKLNVLEEAQKNNKKVLLFWYPKDFTFVCPTELHAFQEALGEFEKRNVKVIGASCDTAEVHFAWLNTSKDNGGIEGVTYPILADSNRNLSSQLGILDISNEQYDEETGTVTVEGDNVTYRATYLIDEEGTIFHESVNHMPLGRNVKEFIRLVDAYTHVQEKGEVCPANWEEGKQAMNANREGVASYLSTSAN from the coding sequence ATGGCTTTAGTAGGAAAAAAATTTCCAAATTTAAGTGTAAATGCAATGGATGAAATGGGAGATACCTTCAAGTTGAACGTACTGGAGGAAGCCCAAAAAAACAATAAAAAAGTACTTTTATTCTGGTATCCTAAAGACTTTACTTTTGTGTGTCCTACCGAGTTACATGCTTTCCAGGAAGCTCTTGGGGAGTTTGAAAAAAGAAATGTAAAAGTTATTGGCGCATCCTGTGATACTGCCGAAGTGCATTTTGCCTGGTTAAACACTTCTAAAGATAATGGTGGAATTGAAGGTGTGACCTACCCTATTCTTGCAGATTCCAACAGAAACCTAAGTTCACAATTAGGAATTCTTGATATCTCAAATGAACAATATGACGAGGAAACAGGAACTGTAACGGTAGAAGGTGACAATGTAACTTACCGCGCTACTTACTTAATAGACGAAGAAGGAACAATTTTTCATGAGAGCGTAAACCATATGCCTCTTGGAAGAAACGTAAAAGAATTTATTCGCCTGGTAGACGCTTATACGCACGTACAGGAAAAAGGTGAAGTATGTCCTGCCAACTGGGAGGAAGGAAAACAGGCAATGAACGCAAACCGCGAAGGTGTTGCATCGTACCTAAGCACCAGCGCAAACTAA
- a CDS encoding thioredoxin family protein, translating to MVKELEQDNLSTIIAESDSVVVQYMAGWCGNCRVMKPKFKKLAGENEATTFIMVDAEKFPESRKMANVNNLPTFAAFKNGSLINQVQTNKFELLKDLVNEVASN from the coding sequence ATGGTTAAGGAATTAGAACAAGACAACCTGAGCACTATTATTGCTGAAAGTGATAGTGTAGTGGTTCAATATATGGCCGGATGGTGCGGTAACTGCCGCGTAATGAAGCCAAAGTTTAAAAAACTTGCCGGGGAAAATGAAGCAACTACCTTTATTATGGTAGATGCTGAAAAATTCCCTGAATCGCGAAAAATGGCAAATGTAAATAACCTGCCCACCTTCGCTGCATTTAAAAACGGAAGCTTGATCAATCAGGTTCAAACAAATAAATTTGAATTATTAAAAGACCTAGTAAATGAAGTTGCCAGTAATTAG
- a CDS encoding DUF6952 family protein, with translation MKLPVIRHLQRNNDVVQLQHTIEVLESFTEHRSVSDTEMDVIGELLTNLCGAVEVHKMIEEGTPEIDAANNFAKKVMGSIDR, from the coding sequence ATGAAGTTGCCAGTAATTAGACATTTACAGCGCAATAATGATGTGGTGCAATTGCAACATACCATTGAAGTTCTGGAAAGTTTCACTGAACACAGATCTGTAAGTGATACCGAAATGGATGTAATTGGTGAATTGCTTACTAATTTATGTGGTGCTGTAGAAGTTCATAAAATGATAGAAGAAGGAACACCGGAAATAGATGCTGCCAATAATTTTGCAAAAAAAGTTATGGGCTCCATAGACCGTTAA
- the tpx gene encoding thiol peroxidase codes for MSQITIKDKKINTYGRLPEIGEKAPHFELVRADLSPATLKDFKGKRVIMNIFPSVDTHVCATSVRYFNERASKLNNTEILCISRDLPFAQKRFLDDEGLKNITNLSDFRQGDFGKDYGVEMIDGPWAGLLSRVVIVLDEEGKVLHTQQVPDIDEEPDYLSALKSLL; via the coding sequence ATGTCACAAATAACCATAAAAGACAAGAAAATTAATACTTACGGCAGGCTTCCGGAGATTGGGGAAAAAGCGCCTCATTTTGAGTTGGTACGGGCAGATCTTTCGCCTGCTACATTAAAGGATTTTAAGGGGAAACGTGTGATAATGAATATATTTCCAAGCGTTGACACCCACGTTTGTGCAACTTCAGTAAGATATTTTAATGAAAGAGCATCGAAATTAAATAATACTGAAATTCTCTGTATTTCAAGAGATCTTCCCTTTGCCCAAAAAAGGTTTCTGGATGATGAAGGATTAAAAAATATTACCAATCTTTCTGATTTCCGCCAGGGGGATTTTGGAAAGGATTATGGAGTGGAAATGATTGACGGGCCCTGGGCAGGTTTACTTTCCCGGGTGGTTATTGTCCTGGATGAGGAAGGAAAGGTACTTCACACCCAACAGGTCCCGGATATTGATGAGGAGCCCGATTATCTGTCGGCGTTGAAATCCCTGCTGTAA